The proteins below are encoded in one region of Girardinichthys multiradiatus isolate DD_20200921_A chromosome 19, DD_fGirMul_XY1, whole genome shotgun sequence:
- the LOC124855755 gene encoding cyclin-dependent kinase 2-interacting protein isoform X3 translates to MSSSNTKFSAVTGSARKIRDNAADWHNLMVRWDKLNNEGFQFATNIVNKRNSQKDHQPLDDFPSTSVSQSFPSAVQQQTAGAAELQVECSKLQAVVDQMVVIVAKMEHLMAIQQGVQHLEEFQFGSEGRTLPLCQSWRTKEFDWAGEIRPVPSTELIQVSSVEDICSKEESSQVLLAAFSQELKLKQMILQELAHTTVSDLHMIYLSCWLHQPFIPAQTRLTLEALLLETGHRPL, encoded by the exons ATGTCCTCGTCCAACACAAAGTTTTCCGCAGTTACAGGAAGTGCTCGAAAGATCAGGGACAATGCAGCCGACTGGCACAACCTGATGGTAAGGTGGGACAAACTGAACAACGAGGGATTCCAGTTTGCAACAAACATCGTCAACAAGAGGAA TTCTCAGAAAGATCATCAGCCTTTAGATGACTTCCCTTCAACTTCAGTATCTCAGTCATTTCCTTCTgctgtgcagcagcagacagcGGGAGCAGCAGAACTGCAAGTTGAATGTTCCAAACTGCAGGCTGTTGTTGACCAAATG GTTGTTATAGTGGCAAAGATGGAGCACCTGATGGCCATACAGCAAGGAGTCCAGCATCTAGAGGAGTTTCAGTTTGGATCTGAAGGAAGAACGTTACCTCTCTGTCAAAGCTGGAGAACCAAAGAGTTTG ACTGGGCAGGAGAAATCAGGCCTGTTCCTTCCACAGAGCTTATCCAAGTTTCTTCTGTAGAGGATATTTGTAGCAAAG AGGAGTCCTCTCAGGTCCTGTTGGCCGCCTTCAGTCAGGAGCTGAAGTTGAAGCAAATGATTCTGCAGGAACTTGCTCACACCACCGTCTCTGACCTGCACATGATCTATCTGTCCTGTTGGCTCCACCAGCCTTTCATCCCCGCCCAGACCAGGTTGACTCTGGAAGCGCTGCTGCTGGAGACTGGCCATCGCCCACTATAA
- the LOC124855755 gene encoding cyclin-dependent kinase 2-interacting protein isoform X1, whose protein sequence is MVQKQRPEPSQLRDAGQQLRGRTGDPAEVKMSSSNTKFSAVTGSARKIRDNAADWHNLMVRWDKLNNEGFQFATNIVNKRNSQKDHQPLDDFPSTSVSQSFPSAVQQQTAGAAELQVECSKLQAVVDQMVVIVAKMEHLMAIQQGVQHLEEFQFGSEGRTLPLCQSWRTKEFDWAGEIRPVPSTELIQVSSVEDICSKEESSQVLLAAFSQELKLKQMILQELAHTTVSDLHMIYLSCWLHQPFIPAQTRLTLEALLLETGHRPL, encoded by the exons GTGACCCGGCTGAAGTTAAGATGTCCTCGTCCAACACAAAGTTTTCCGCAGTTACAGGAAGTGCTCGAAAGATCAGGGACAATGCAGCCGACTGGCACAACCTGATGGTAAGGTGGGACAAACTGAACAACGAGGGATTCCAGTTTGCAACAAACATCGTCAACAAGAGGAA TTCTCAGAAAGATCATCAGCCTTTAGATGACTTCCCTTCAACTTCAGTATCTCAGTCATTTCCTTCTgctgtgcagcagcagacagcGGGAGCAGCAGAACTGCAAGTTGAATGTTCCAAACTGCAGGCTGTTGTTGACCAAATG GTTGTTATAGTGGCAAAGATGGAGCACCTGATGGCCATACAGCAAGGAGTCCAGCATCTAGAGGAGTTTCAGTTTGGATCTGAAGGAAGAACGTTACCTCTCTGTCAAAGCTGGAGAACCAAAGAGTTTG ACTGGGCAGGAGAAATCAGGCCTGTTCCTTCCACAGAGCTTATCCAAGTTTCTTCTGTAGAGGATATTTGTAGCAAAG AGGAGTCCTCTCAGGTCCTGTTGGCCGCCTTCAGTCAGGAGCTGAAGTTGAAGCAAATGATTCTGCAGGAACTTGCTCACACCACCGTCTCTGACCTGCACATGATCTATCTGTCCTGTTGGCTCCACCAGCCTTTCATCCCCGCCCAGACCAGGTTGACTCTGGAAGCGCTGCTGCTGGAGACTGGCCATCGCCCACTATAA
- the LOC124855755 gene encoding cyclin-dependent kinase 2-interacting protein isoform X2, translating into MVQKQRPEPSQLRDAGQQLRGRTGDPAEVKMSSSNTKFSAVTGSARKIRDNAADWHNLMVRWDKLNNEGFQFATNIVNKRNSQKDHQPLDDFPSTSVSQSFPSAVQQQTAGAAELQVECSKLQAVVDQMVVIVAKMEHLMAIQQGVQHLEEFQFGSEGRTLPLCQSWRTKEFEESSQVLLAAFSQELKLKQMILQELAHTTVSDLHMIYLSCWLHQPFIPAQTRLTLEALLLETGHRPL; encoded by the exons GTGACCCGGCTGAAGTTAAGATGTCCTCGTCCAACACAAAGTTTTCCGCAGTTACAGGAAGTGCTCGAAAGATCAGGGACAATGCAGCCGACTGGCACAACCTGATGGTAAGGTGGGACAAACTGAACAACGAGGGATTCCAGTTTGCAACAAACATCGTCAACAAGAGGAA TTCTCAGAAAGATCATCAGCCTTTAGATGACTTCCCTTCAACTTCAGTATCTCAGTCATTTCCTTCTgctgtgcagcagcagacagcGGGAGCAGCAGAACTGCAAGTTGAATGTTCCAAACTGCAGGCTGTTGTTGACCAAATG GTTGTTATAGTGGCAAAGATGGAGCACCTGATGGCCATACAGCAAGGAGTCCAGCATCTAGAGGAGTTTCAGTTTGGATCTGAAGGAAGAACGTTACCTCTCTGTCAAAGCTGGAGAACCAAAGAGTTTG AGGAGTCCTCTCAGGTCCTGTTGGCCGCCTTCAGTCAGGAGCTGAAGTTGAAGCAAATGATTCTGCAGGAACTTGCTCACACCACCGTCTCTGACCTGCACATGATCTATCTGTCCTGTTGGCTCCACCAGCCTTTCATCCCCGCCCAGACCAGGTTGACTCTGGAAGCGCTGCTGCTGGAGACTGGCCATCGCCCACTATAA